A single region of the Mycoplasma mycoides subsp. mycoides SC str. PG1 genome encodes:
- a CDS encoding YfcC family protein, giving the protein MHIKVENTEMNNFNSNIKKKKRLKMLSSFSILLLIMLVLMLVSWILYWSKTKTDLVKTISFNDWKYDPILSPIYNAWTSKYPNTSAGNSQTWIDFMNSNSFLGWVYNSHGWIKDSYTIQHSEDAIFNGLAPIQPIGIIDVIYAPIKGFVLKSNIIIFTISIGAFLYILVSTKALEGLSQAIIAKLKGKEAFAIIPLMLFFSIFGTVEGFAEETLGFYMIFIPIMLMAGFDVFTGVLILMVGAGTGVIGSTVNPFAIPIAVSAINSGIDASSAKLTIGDGLVWRIICWLILTSFSTTFTLLYALKVKKNPSKSVTFSTLEGDKEFFLTHISKTIKLDWKKKVSLVAFAISFLVMIFYLVGWDSIFNNTKMADQAIWIKKNIPYLTALIPGWGNGDLDNVAAFFLLASTTLAIINSIGEATFIKKWFEGASDILSVAFIIATAAGVGYILVQTNLQSLFVKGILSSIGGINNQTAKVIVLFIVFIPLAFLIPSSSGFATTIFPLLAKSLVDSKTNQLQAYASSGSIMAFTFAIGLVNLITPTSGVVMGACSLSRMSYAKYLKAMLPIISYLFILCFILLLIGGALPDSIS; this is encoded by the coding sequence ATGCATATTAAAGTTGAAAATACAGAAATGAATAATTTTAATAGCAACATTAAAAAGAAAAAGCGTTTAAAAATGCTTTCTTCTTTTAGTATTCTTCTTTTAATTATGCTTGTTTTAATGTTAGTTTCTTGAATTTTATATTGATCAAAAACTAAAACTGATTTAGTTAAAACAATTAGTTTTAATGATTGAAAATATGATCCTATTTTAAGCCCTATTTATAATGCTTGAACTAGTAAATATCCAAATACTAGTGCAGGAAATTCGCAAACTTGAATTGATTTTATGAATTCAAATTCTTTTTTAGGTTGAGTTTATAATTCTCATGGTTGAATAAAAGATAGTTATACAATTCAACATAGTGAAGATGCTATTTTTAATGGATTAGCACCAATTCAACCGATTGGTATAATTGATGTAATTTATGCTCCAATTAAAGGATTTGTTTTAAAATCTAATATTATTATTTTTACAATTTCAATTGGTGCTTTTTTATACATTTTAGTATCAACAAAAGCACTAGAAGGATTATCACAAGCTATTATTGCTAAACTAAAAGGAAAAGAAGCGTTTGCAATTATTCCTTTAATGTTGTTTTTTTCAATATTTGGAACTGTTGAAGGATTTGCTGAAGAAACATTAGGATTTTATATGATCTTTATTCCTATTATGTTAATGGCAGGGTTTGATGTTTTTACAGGTGTTTTAATTTTAATGGTTGGTGCTGGAACTGGAGTAATTGGATCAACAGTTAATCCATTTGCAATACCAATTGCTGTTTCTGCGATTAATAGTGGAATTGATGCTTCATCTGCTAAATTAACAATTGGTGATGGTTTAGTTTGAAGAATAATTTGTTGATTAATTTTAACTAGTTTTTCTACTACTTTTACACTTTTATATGCTTTAAAAGTTAAAAAAAATCCTTCTAAATCTGTGACTTTTTCAACACTAGAAGGAGATAAAGAATTTTTCTTAACTCATATAAGTAAAACTATAAAACTAGATTGAAAAAAGAAAGTATCTTTAGTTGCTTTTGCAATTAGTTTTTTAGTAATGATTTTTTATTTAGTTGGATGAGATTCAATATTTAATAATACTAAAATGGCCGATCAAGCCATTTGAATTAAAAAAAATATTCCTTATTTAACTGCTCTTATTCCTGGATGAGGAAATGGAGATTTAGATAATGTTGCTGCATTTTTCTTATTAGCTTCAACTACATTAGCTATTATCAATTCAATTGGTGAAGCTACATTTATTAAAAAATGATTTGAAGGAGCTTCAGACATTTTATCAGTGGCATTTATAATAGCAACAGCTGCTGGAGTTGGATATATTTTAGTTCAAACTAATTTACAATCATTATTTGTTAAAGGGATTTTAAGTTCAATTGGTGGGATTAATAATCAAACAGCTAAAGTTATTGTTTTATTTATAGTATTTATTCCACTAGCATTTTTAATTCCATCTTCATCTGGATTTGCAACAACTATTTTTCCACTTCTTGCTAAATCTTTAGTTGATAGTAAAACTAATCAATTACAAGCTTATGCTTCATCTGGATCAATTATGGCATTTACTTTTGCAATAGGTTTAGTTAATTTAATTACTCCAACATCAGGAGTTGTAATGGGAGCTTGTTCATTATCTAGAATGAGTTATGCTAAATATTTAAAAGCAATGTTACCAATAATTTCATATTTATTTATTTTATGTTTTATTCTTTTATTAATTGGCGGAGCATTACCAGATTCAATATCTTAA
- a CDS encoding ABC transporter permease: MKLNFFKYSQFAFYTILKKKSSIILPIFTLISSLIIGLILKFVVNNKYVELLSFLYVFILITLTVVFSCIKALNIFKDLEQEGLEIISLSKPLTRESLIIGKLLCLTFFGLIWSLTLLISSFLSLYAVYSFLYLFLTSLLLGFVGLITYLLFSLFTVLLSYKLAQKISMIIPFVLFIPLSLTGMILSINVKSNVDQASFYINKEYKNHHSGNEANVEPYYLNNHKDELFLIPNGVNNKEFSVEQVKYLEDVVNYSNSSSNIWQIYSWLSIPYQLVDVFNFKNKNLFASLSDKSNSNLDKYIYYNNLDDISYKYKLDKKPNLKKYKTSANNTYKYIVPGILKSHSIHSQKNDNTSGHEEIVDFDIIYAAEGADNKDKEFLEDKNQLHTDNKTNLVGRLRWIYVYEALSDPVFNQITKEFVTSFNKQYFTKEFNKEFDKLVKQNKTKEIDNKLKELNKKLMTYLSEYLNNKESKIYSYNNNNIFWSICY; encoded by the coding sequence ATGAAACTGAATTTTTTTAAATACTCACAATTTGCTTTTTACACTATTTTAAAGAAAAAAAGTTCAATAATTTTACCCATTTTTACTTTAATTAGTTCGTTAATTATTGGGCTTATTTTAAAGTTTGTAGTTAATAATAAATACGTAGAATTATTAAGTTTTTTATATGTTTTTATTTTAATTACTTTGACTGTTGTTTTTAGTTGTATTAAAGCTTTAAATATTTTTAAAGACCTTGAACAAGAAGGATTAGAAATAATTAGTTTATCAAAACCATTAACTAGAGAATCTTTAATTATTGGTAAATTATTATGCTTGACTTTTTTTGGATTAATTTGATCTTTAACTTTATTAATTAGTAGTTTTTTATCTTTATATGCAGTTTATTCATTTTTATATTTATTTTTAACTAGTTTATTATTAGGATTTGTTGGGTTAATTACTTATTTATTATTTAGTTTATTTACAGTCTTATTAAGTTATAAATTAGCTCAAAAAATATCTATGATTATTCCATTTGTTTTATTTATTCCTTTAAGTTTAACTGGGATGATTTTATCTATTAATGTTAAATCTAATGTTGATCAAGCTAGTTTTTATATTAACAAAGAATATAAAAATCATCATTCAGGAAACGAAGCAAATGTTGAACCTTATTATTTAAACAATCATAAAGATGAATTATTTTTAATACCAAATGGAGTTAATAATAAAGAGTTTAGTGTAGAACAAGTTAAATATTTAGAAGATGTAGTTAATTATTCAAATAGTTCTTCAAATATTTGACAAATTTATTCTTGATTATCAATTCCATATCAATTAGTTGATGTGTTTAATTTTAAAAATAAAAATTTATTTGCTTCATTATCAGATAAAAGTAATTCTAATTTAGATAAATATATTTATTATAACAATTTAGATGATATTTCTTATAAATATAAATTAGATAAAAAACCTAATCTTAAAAAATACAAAACAAGTGCAAATAACACTTATAAATATATAGTTCCAGGTATTTTAAAATCTCATTCTATTCACAGTCAAAAAAATGACAATACTTCAGGTCATGAAGAAATAGTTGATTTTGATATTATTTATGCAGCTGAAGGTGCTGATAATAAAGATAAAGAATTTTTAGAAGATAAAAACCAATTACATACTGATAATAAAACTAATTTAGTTGGAAGATTAAGATGAATTTATGTTTATGAAGCTTTAAGTGATCCTGTATTTAATCAAATAACAAAAGAATTTGTTACTAGCTTTAATAAACAATACTTTACAAAAGAATTTAATAAAGAATTTGATAAATTAGTTAAACAAAATAAAACTAAAGAAATTGATAATAAATTAAAAGAACTTAATAAAAAGTTAATGACTTATTTATCTGAATATTTAAATAATAAAGAATCTAAGATTTATAGTTATAACAACAATAACATTTTTTGATCAATATGCTATTAA
- a CDS encoding IS1634-like element IS1634 family transposase, producing MSIGVPRPDNKGFVYRLGYGYLHELKQYHDDPLAIIKAIIANFPLSWTKEQARTKLDEIFKEKKETKKEVLERFKGYEVVEKLFDYFNIFNDCSPTKSTTLKDVVLQLIYQRIKNPISVFNTYKTAKKEKIDTHSKNSFYRSLDYIAKNKDEILRNLNAKICANTNRKIDVLWFDATTTYFETFSREGYKKPGYSKDGKFKEDQIVIGMATDENGIPLHYKIFPGNVADPNTLIPFMLEIADIYEVNSVTIIADEGMSVNRNIRFLESKNWKYIISYRMKAGSKQFKEYILDEKDYINDGGLIYKTRDIVSSYNKKRINGHFRRQIISFSQKRATKDKNDRDILIQNFTKKMNKDNLVSCDDLAGSKKYRFFKPINKGAFYELDIEKIQEDQKYDGYYVYETNRTDLSVKEVINLYSKQWQIESNFKTLKGKLSLRPMYLSTWNHIVGYICLCFISLVFLNYIIYILNSKLGLTGKSKITEHKVINVIKEVKEIEVFVNKQKIETIQVYNDELQESWQTYQILLELLTKEKVT from the coding sequence TTATCAATTGGAGTGCCAAGACCAGATAACAAAGGTTTTGTATATAGATTGGGATATGGATATTTGCATGAATTAAAACAATATCACGATGATCCGCTAGCAATTATCAAAGCAATTATTGCAAACTTTCCATTGTCTTGAACAAAAGAACAAGCAAGAACTAAATTAGATGAAATTTTTAAAGAGAAAAAAGAAACCAAAAAAGAAGTTTTAGAAAGGTTTAAAGGTTACGAAGTAGTTGAAAAACTATTTGATTATTTCAATATTTTTAATGATTGTTCTCCCACAAAATCGACAACATTAAAAGATGTTGTTTTACAGTTGATTTATCAAAGAATTAAAAATCCAATAAGTGTTTTTAACACTTATAAGACAGCAAAAAAAGAAAAAATAGACACTCATTCAAAAAATTCATTTTATAGATCATTAGACTATATAGCAAAAAATAAAGATGAAATTTTAAGAAATTTAAATGCAAAAATTTGTGCAAATACCAATAGAAAAATTGATGTATTATGATTTGACGCAACAACTACTTATTTTGAAACATTTTCTCGTGAAGGTTATAAAAAACCTGGTTATTCAAAAGATGGAAAATTTAAAGAAGACCAGATTGTTATAGGTATGGCAACTGATGAAAATGGAATACCGTTACACTACAAAATATTTCCAGGAAATGTTGCTGATCCAAATACTTTAATACCATTTATGCTTGAAATTGCAGATATTTATGAAGTTAACAGTGTAACTATAATTGCTGACGAAGGAATGAGTGTTAATAGAAATATTAGATTTTTAGAATCTAAGAATTGAAAATACATAATCTCATACAGAATGAAAGCTGGAAGCAAACAATTTAAAGAGTATATATTAGATGAAAAAGATTATATAAATGATGGTGGTTTGATATACAAAACTCGTGATATTGTATCTTCATACAATAAAAAAAGAATTAATGGACATTTTAGAAGACAAATAATTAGTTTTAGTCAAAAACGAGCAACTAAAGACAAAAACGATAGAGACATTTTAATTCAAAATTTCACTAAGAAAATGAATAAAGATAATCTTGTTTCTTGTGATGATTTAGCGGGATCTAAAAAATATAGATTCTTTAAACCTATAAACAAAGGTGCATTTTATGAACTTGACATAGAAAAAATACAAGAAGATCAAAAATATGATGGATACTATGTTTATGAAACAAATAGAACAGATTTATCAGTAAAAGAAGTTATTAATTTATATTCAAAACAATGACAAATTGAGTCTAATTTCAAGACATTAAAAGGTAAATTATCTCTTCGTCCAATGTATTTATCAACTTGAAACCATATTGTTGGTTACATTTGTTTATGTTTCATTTCATTAGTGTTTTTAAACTACATCATCTACATTCTAAATTCAAAATTAGGACTGACTGGAAAAAGCAAAATCACTGAGCATAAAGTGATTAATGTTATCAAAGAAGTTAAAGAAATTGAAGTATTTGTAAATAAACAAAAAATCGAAACTATACAAGTGTATAATGATGAGTTACAAGAAAGTTGGCAAACTTATCAAATATTATTAGAGCTTTTAACAAAAGAAAAAGTCACTTAG
- a CDS encoding aromatic motif membrane protein — translation MKKLLIGFSSIFAFLTVSCSTSTPKVNPTINKNENKLYKNKYVSKLLNLYLSDSKLRDSYINDQENVSDSKFSELKYGLTFYPIFIHRSLDYYVGQHYRVIIQKAKNSLEQTLRNDWYWVLDNITNFKYNFNPYGDLYNEFNKDEDLFKQVEKDLGSLISSIKNKNVQNIIRVNLNNSINEKIKDDYLKKEALYLVFDNNKAIKIWKYEYKNKIEFLMTSDLFVFKDANNLENQIEQLENTIFEKRKSEYNNNLESINKSIETTKKRKEKTQQEIQELKEKIEKLEKETNTTTTAPLALALDTRTIAPGVLKNDKKKEPTIEELKKDLEKKEKQLEQFDENVKKYEKDIEDLPQKSNDKKFLEFHAKNQYNERLKESLNEINKDGWKIVRFSMRGIYEQE, via the coding sequence ATGAAAAAGTTATTAATTGGTTTTTCAAGTATATTTGCTTTTTTGACAGTTTCTTGTTCTACTAGTACACCTAAAGTTAATCCAACTATAAATAAAAATGAAAATAAATTATATAAAAATAAATATGTAAGTAAGTTATTGAATTTATATTTAAGTGATTCAAAACTAAGGGATTCTTATATTAATGATCAAGAAAATGTCTCTGATTCTAAATTTAGTGAGCTAAAATATGGACTAACTTTTTATCCAATTTTTATTCATAGAAGTTTAGATTATTATGTTGGTCAACATTATAGAGTAATTATTCAAAAAGCAAAAAATTCATTGGAACAAACTTTAAGAAATGATTGATATTGAGTATTAGATAATATTACTAATTTCAAATACAACTTTAATCCTTATGGAGATCTATATAATGAATTTAATAAAGATGAAGATTTATTTAAACAAGTAGAAAAAGATTTAGGCTCATTAATTTCTAGTATTAAGAATAAAAATGTCCAAAATATTATAAGAGTAAATCTAAATAATTCTATTAATGAAAAAATAAAAGACGATTATTTAAAAAAAGAAGCATTATATTTAGTATTTGATAACAATAAAGCTATTAAGATATGAAAATATGAATACAAAAATAAAATAGAGTTTTTAATGACAAGTGATTTATTTGTTTTTAAAGATGCTAATAATTTAGAAAATCAAATCGAGCAATTAGAAAACACAATTTTTGAAAAAAGAAAATCCGAATATAACAATAATTTAGAAAGTATAAATAAAAGTATAGAAACTACAAAAAAACGTAAAGAAAAAACACAACAAGAAATTCAAGAATTAAAAGAAAAGATTGAAAAATTAGAAAAAGAAACTAATACAACAACTACTGCACCACTTGCATTAGCATTAGATACTAGAACTATAGCACCAGGAGTTCTAAAAAATGATAAGAAAAAAGAACCAACAATTGAAGAACTTAAAAAAGATCTTGAAAAAAAAGAAAAACAATTAGAACAATTTGATGAAAATGTTAAGAAATATGAAAAAGATATAGAAGATCTGCCACAAAAAAGTAATGATAAAAAGTTCTTAGAATTTCATGCAAAAAATCAATATAATGAACGTTTAAAAGAATCGTTAAACGAAATCAATAAGGATGGTTGAAAGATAGTTAGATTTAGTATGAGAGGTATTTATGAACAAGAATAA
- a CDS encoding aromatic motif membrane protein gives MNKNKKTLINISIAFAILPFLVLPSLFFINKKTNNLNLVRPPGFDVYDNLNNDKEAKTVKLLQSLVDNVFKDSKLDQQKFIKSQKEKNDQLISKAKELNLEYLKNSNEDNLKKLKNFYSENWLFVFQNLSKFEMKFIDFWKLKANNGSELHSKQFLDDIKKREKPKDNYYFSNNNIDLIKIGKENEDLPDLTVYYLRKDRFIIRTLLTNNDKKMTIDKFILFNDSIISRINIDTISDAIHLGVFHNQKDAFTSTFEKHIIKEYGYPWDGILLWKGK, from the coding sequence ATGAACAAGAATAAAAAAACTCTTATTAATATTTCAATCGCTTTTGCTATCTTACCTTTTTTAGTTCTTCCTTCTTTGTTTTTTATAAATAAAAAAACCAATAATTTAAACTTAGTTAGACCTCCTGGATTTGATGTTTATGATAATTTAAACAATGACAAAGAAGCAAAAACTGTAAAGTTATTACAATCACTTGTTGATAATGTTTTTAAAGACTCTAAGCTAGACCAACAAAAATTTATTAAGTCACAAAAAGAAAAGAATGATCAATTAATTTCTAAGGCAAAAGAATTAAACTTAGAATATTTAAAAAATTCAAATGAAGATAATTTGAAAAAATTAAAGAATTTTTATTCTGAAAATTGATTATTTGTTTTTCAAAATCTAAGTAAATTTGAAATGAAGTTTATTGATTTTTGAAAGTTAAAAGCAAATAACGGAAGCGAATTACACTCTAAACAATTTTTAGATGATATTAAAAAAAGAGAAAAACCAAAAGATAATTATTATTTTTCTAACAATAACATAGACTTAATAAAAATTGGAAAAGAAAATGAAGATTTACCTGATCTAACAGTTTATTATCTAAGAAAAGATAGATTTATTATTAGAACACTTCTTACAAATAATGATAAAAAGATGACTATAGATAAGTTTATTTTATTTAATGATTCTATAATTTCTAGAATAAATATAGATACAATTTCTGATGCTATACACCTTGGAGTTTTTCATAATCAAAAAGATGCTTTTACTTCAACTTTTGAAAAACACATAATTAAAGAATATGGATATCCTTGAGATGGAATTTTATTATGAAAGGGAAAATAA
- a CDS encoding aromatic motif membrane protein gives MFKLKKSLSLILLSIFPILSFAAISCSNNKNQNINNLSIKKDEKKDSWNQFVQHEYVNQILSIAFNDDNEKIKKYKEEQFNINDKEMLFTLNKYLTYANNINAGYGNDRYGITDKDPYPTREYGNKLYDFFNKNLLWTLYNLDKFNFVLYDVYNGFNGNVSKIGEEAEKNAVDYGLFKKIHSNNISQFAITKRNSTITKLVYYNFYLLTEDWNILEINIEKNPDKFEFIAYTNIYPRLTKNKLDREVFILDEYANAALSVAKDRTSQAMNNFNAKFGGKPLRYVMFEVNSKYLNK, from the coding sequence ATGTTTAAACTTAAAAAAAGTTTGTCATTAATTTTACTATCTATTTTTCCTATTTTAAGTTTTGCTGCTATATCTTGTTCTAATAATAAAAATCAAAATATTAATAATTTATCTATTAAAAAAGATGAAAAAAAAGATAGCTGAAATCAATTTGTACAACATGAATATGTAAATCAAATTTTAAGCATAGCTTTTAATGATGATAATGAAAAAATTAAAAAATATAAGGAAGAACAATTTAATATTAATGATAAAGAAATGTTATTTACCTTAAATAAGTATTTAACTTATGCTAATAATATTAATGCTGGATATGGTAATGATAGATATGGTATCACCGATAAGGACCCTTATCCCACTAGAGAGTATGGTAATAAATTATATGACTTTTTTAATAAGAACTTATTATGAACTTTATATAATTTAGATAAATTTAATTTTGTATTATATGATGTTTATAATGGTTTTAATGGTAATGTAAGTAAGATAGGTGAAGAAGCTGAAAAGAACGCTGTTGATTATGGGTTGTTTAAAAAAATACATTCTAATAACATCTCTCAATTTGCTATAACAAAAAGAAATTCAACAATAACCAAATTAGTTTATTATAATTTTTACCTATTAACTGAAGATTGAAATATTTTAGAAATAAACATTGAAAAAAATCCAGATAAGTTTGAATTTATTGCATATACTAACATTTATCCAAGATTAACTAAAAATAAACTTGATAGAGAAGTGTTTATTTTAGATGAATATGCTAATGCAGCACTAAGTGTCGCAAAAGACAGAACATCTCAAGCAATGAATAATTTCAATGCAAAATTTGGTGGGAAACCATTAAGATATGTAATGTTTGAAGTAAATAGTAAATATCTAAACAAATAG
- a CDS encoding type IA DNA topoisomerase: MKVLVLLESPSKIEKIKHYLEEGFPENQFVVLASGGHINSIADKGAWGLGIDLETMQPNFVIESSRKKIISQIKKEGKTADLIILASDPDREGEAIAYHLANLFKDHTNIKRITFNEITSEAITNAFNNLRDVNMNLVNAQISRQILDKIIGYLVSKSLQKSTGLMSAGRVQTPALNILTTRDMLIKNFKEVLYKKIFVIESKRAINLNLNKDKNNVLVNTEKTYYIDEKQAKIIVDELGEVYRCTDYKSTAYETRSFKPYSTAGLLQDGFTKLKLSTSQITLAAQKLYELGYITYIRTDSVKYSSQFINEVKDYISKNYSSDLFKDPIVGKKDQNSQEAHESIRPTNIWLTPEKASLEIEDNLLKRVYNLIWWNSIKSLMKGPSGFNHRWTFNNNGYEFKQSWQEVKDLGYQAIKHSSSDENIELTNDGEEIVQSKNDKPEYQFNDDFEINISKKFIKIEDAKTNPPKMFNQASLIKELKNLGIGRPSTYNPILTKLKDREYVEYPKSKPIVVTNKGYSANEYLYDHYLDFFNLNYTAEMEEKLDEITKGDFDYVNWLKDIYTALNFKVKKEIGEAKTEAICPRCGANLVYIKSRFNRGRGCSNFTITKCGYREYEQPDGTWKEYVKEEKTTENNTKKENKE; the protein is encoded by the coding sequence ATGAAAGTTTTAGTATTATTAGAGTCACCATCAAAAATAGAAAAAATAAAACATTATTTAGAAGAAGGTTTTCCAGAGAATCAATTTGTTGTTTTAGCTAGTGGTGGTCATATTAATAGTATTGCTGATAAGGGAGCTTGAGGACTTGGTATTGATTTAGAAACTATGCAGCCTAATTTTGTTATTGAAAGTTCTAGAAAAAAAATAATTAGTCAAATTAAAAAAGAAGGTAAAACTGCTGATTTAATCATTTTAGCTTCAGATCCAGATAGAGAAGGAGAAGCTATTGCTTATCATTTGGCCAATTTATTTAAAGATCATACTAATATTAAAAGAATTACATTTAATGAAATAACTAGTGAAGCAATAACTAATGCATTTAATAATTTAAGAGATGTTAATATGAACTTAGTAAATGCCCAAATTTCAAGACAAATTCTAGATAAAATTATTGGTTATTTAGTTTCTAAATCACTTCAAAAATCTACTGGATTAATGAGTGCTGGAAGAGTGCAAACCCCTGCTTTAAATATTCTAACAACAAGAGATATGCTAATTAAAAACTTTAAAGAAGTGCTTTATAAAAAGATTTTTGTAATCGAATCAAAAAGAGCTATTAATTTAAACTTAAATAAAGACAAAAATAATGTTTTAGTTAATACTGAAAAAACATATTATATTGATGAAAAACAAGCAAAAATTATTGTTGATGAATTGGGTGAAGTTTATAGATGTACTGATTATAAATCAACTGCTTATGAAACAAGAAGTTTTAAACCTTATTCAACAGCTGGTTTATTACAAGATGGATTTACTAAATTAAAATTAAGTACTAGTCAAATAACTTTAGCAGCTCAAAAATTATATGAATTAGGATATATTACTTATATACGTACAGATTCAGTTAAATATTCTTCTCAATTTATAAATGAAGTAAAAGATTATATTTCAAAAAATTATTCTTCTGATTTATTTAAAGATCCAATTGTTGGTAAAAAGGATCAAAATAGTCAAGAGGCCCATGAATCAATTAGACCAACAAACATTTGACTAACTCCTGAAAAAGCTAGTTTAGAAATTGAAGATAATTTATTAAAAAGGGTTTATAACTTAATTTGATGAAACTCAATTAAATCTCTAATGAAAGGTCCATCTGGTTTTAATCATAGATGAACTTTTAATAATAATGGTTATGAATTCAAACAATCATGACAAGAAGTTAAAGATCTAGGTTATCAAGCAATTAAACACTCATCAAGTGATGAAAATATTGAATTAACTAATGATGGTGAAGAAATTGTTCAATCTAAAAATGATAAACCAGAATATCAATTTAATGATGATTTTGAAATTAATATTTCTAAAAAATTTATTAAAATTGAAGATGCCAAAACTAACCCACCTAAAATGTTTAATCAAGCTAGTTTAATTAAAGAATTAAAAAATTTAGGTATTGGTAGACCATCTACTTATAATCCAATTTTAACTAAGTTAAAAGATCGTGAGTATGTTGAGTATCCTAAATCAAAACCAATTGTTGTTACAAACAAAGGATATTCAGCTAATGAATATTTATATGACCATTATTTAGACTTTTTTAACTTGAACTACACTGCTGAAATGGAAGAAAAACTAGATGAAATTACAAAAGGTGATTTTGACTATGTTAACTGATTAAAAGACATTTATACTGCTTTAAATTTTAAAGTTAAAAAAGAAATTGGTGAAGCTAAAACTGAAGCAATTTGTCCTAGATGTGGTGCTAATTTAGTATATATTAAGTCAAGATTTAATAGAGGTAGAGGATGTTCAAACTTTACTATAACTAAATGTGGTTATAGAGAATATGAACAACCTGATGGTACTTGAAAAGAATATGTTAAAGAAGAAAAAACTACTGAGAATAACACTAAAAAAGAAAATAAAGAATAA
- a CDS encoding MurR/RpiR family transcriptional regulator has translation MNLSPQELKVCDYILTNISDYHNFSVKSICKKLNVQPSVITKTLVKLEIGGLKQLISYLENNSNFFKDETKPSFDNIIDEFENRLEDSLKQLKITLDINYLKEVVCKLLSSKKIILFCTGKTKILANFLFFQLLELNLSVELFSNLFDSKAYNVDQACIIVISTSGNNSKINRYLNFIHKRNANVIIAITSSPLLKTDIKVDYHIYGSENNFFINDNRSNPMIEKYKIQYILDLIFLLIINQIDLNNLKFQEKVKTTNLV, from the coding sequence ATTAATCTATCTCCACAAGAATTAAAAGTGTGTGATTATATTCTAACTAATATTTCTGATTATCATAATTTTTCTGTTAAATCGATTTGTAAAAAACTAAATGTTCAACCTTCAGTAATTACTAAAACTTTAGTTAAACTTGAGATTGGTGGTTTAAAACAATTGATTTCTTATTTAGAAAATAATTCTAATTTTTTTAAAGATGAAACAAAACCATCTTTTGATAATATCATAGATGAATTTGAAAATAGATTAGAAGATTCACTAAAACAATTAAAAATTACTCTAGATATTAATTATTTAAAAGAAGTTGTTTGTAAACTTTTATCTAGTAAGAAAATTATTTTATTTTGTACTGGTAAAACTAAAATATTAGCTAATTTTTTATTTTTTCAATTGTTAGAATTAAATTTATCTGTTGAATTATTTTCTAATTTGTTTGATTCAAAAGCTTATAATGTTGATCAAGCTTGTATTATTGTAATTTCAACTTCTGGAAATAATAGTAAAATTAATCGCTATTTAAACTTTATTCATAAAAGAAATGCTAATGTAATTATTGCTATTACTTCTTCACCATTACTAAAAACTGATATAAAAGTTGATTATCATATTTATGGTAGTGAAAATAACTTTTTTATAAATGATAATAGATCTAATCCAATGATTGAAAAATATAAAATTCAATATATTTTAGATTTAATCTTTTTATTAATTATTAATCAAATAGATTTAAATAATTTAAAATTTCAAGAAAAAGTAAAAACAACTAATTTAGTCTAG
- a CDS encoding DUF2326 domain-containing protein, whose product MEFDKKKDKKQNIDFYEFQMNQTSNSSGKKQGEIVCFDISYIIYADQKNIKCPRFLLTDKKELMHNNQLLKLPDLVNKNNIQLIVPILKDKTPQKILDSANIIIELSENDKLFRIENN is encoded by the coding sequence TTAGAATTTGATAAAAAGAAAGATAAAAAACAAAACATTGATTTTTATGAATTTCAAATGAACCAAACAAGTAATAGTTCAGGTAAAAAACAAGGTGAGATTGTTTGTTTTGACATTTCTTATATTATTTATGCTGATCAAAAAAATATTAAATGTCCTAGATTTTTACTAACAGATAAAAAAGAATTAATGCATAATAATCAATTACTTAAATTACCTGATTTAGTTAACAAAAATAACATTCAACTGATTGTTCCAATACTAAAAGATAAAACTCCACAAAAAATATTAGATTCTGCTAATATAATTATTGAGTTGTCTGAAAATGATAAATTATTCAGAATAGAAAATAATTAG